From the genome of Stigmatella aurantiaca, one region includes:
- a CDS encoding CinA family protein, whose translation MSAPAGLEAQARVVLARCREARVRLALAEACTGGLIAASLTEVPGASAVLERALVPYSNESKEELLGVPGALMREHGAVSAEVARAMAEGLLARAPVALALAETGIAGPGGGSPLKPVGLVFLALARRGGASVVERHVFPGDRAAIRQAAAARGLALFLEGFAEKS comes from the coding sequence ATGAGCGCTCCTGCCGGGCTGGAGGCGCAGGCCCGCGTGGTGCTGGCGCGCTGCCGCGAGGCCCGGGTGCGGCTGGCGCTCGCCGAGGCCTGCACCGGGGGGCTCATCGCCGCGAGCCTCACGGAGGTGCCGGGTGCCTCGGCCGTGCTGGAGCGCGCCCTCGTGCCCTACTCCAACGAGTCCAAGGAGGAGCTGCTGGGGGTGCCCGGGGCGCTGATGCGCGAGCACGGCGCCGTCAGCGCGGAGGTGGCCCGGGCGATGGCCGAGGGGCTGCTGGCCCGGGCCCCCGTGGCGCTGGCCCTGGCCGAGACGGGCATCGCCGGCCCCGGGGGCGGCTCCCCGCTCAAGCCGGTGGGGCTGGTCTTCCTCGCCCTGGCCCGCCGGGGGGGCGCGTCCGTGGTGGAGCGGCACGTTTTCCCGGGAGATCGGGCTGCCATCCGCCAGGCGGCGGCGGCGCGCGGGCTGGCCCTGTTCCTTGAGGGTTTCGCCGAAAAGTCGTAG
- the orn gene encoding oligoribonuclease — MTSPAPCFVWLDLEMTGLDPETCAIIEIGVIITGADLVPIAEFERVIWQPEEALARMEPVVKEMHTRNGLLTRVRASPTSLRVAEREVMELVSSHCAVGEGILCGNSIHTDRRFLMRYMPMLERFLHYRMVDVTSLKVLTRAWYPQVFEPRKPPAGHTALADIRSSLTELSFYRDTFFRPNPGAVG, encoded by the coding sequence ATGACTTCGCCTGCTCCCTGTTTTGTCTGGCTGGACCTCGAGATGACGGGTCTGGATCCGGAGACCTGCGCCATCATCGAGATTGGCGTCATCATCACCGGGGCTGATCTCGTCCCGATCGCGGAGTTCGAACGCGTCATCTGGCAGCCGGAAGAGGCCCTGGCGCGCATGGAGCCCGTGGTGAAGGAGATGCACACGCGCAACGGGCTGCTCACCCGGGTGAGGGCCTCCCCCACGTCCCTGCGGGTGGCCGAGCGGGAGGTGATGGAGCTGGTGTCCTCCCACTGCGCGGTGGGTGAGGGCATCCTGTGTGGTAACTCCATCCACACCGACCGGCGGTTCCTCATGCGGTACATGCCCATGCTGGAGCGCTTCCTGCACTACCGCATGGTGGATGTGACGAGCCTCAAGGTGCTCACGCGCGCCTGGTACCCGCAGGTGTTCGAGCCGCGCAAGCCCCCCGCGGGGCACACGGCCCTGGCGGACATCCGCTCGAGCCTCACCGAGCTGTCGTTCTACCGGGACACCTTCTTCCGGCCGAACCCCGGCGCCGTCGGCTGA
- a CDS encoding GRAS family protein: MNSPKFSLLSQGLEHVLAGRLDEADRTLASLRARLDVDAHAEDMQYLLFAAALSKRLGGESAAEFNLYRRRFEQSQIGLFSLLSSKLPFVSMSSAIANEMLTGFIRGHEAVTLLDVGIGRGLQEVALLHRLAEADALPQRLHVFAVEPDPDSLSTAREALSAAAQRLGVSFRFHGVTCVAEDMTEEHWRLLESLPGCRLATASFALHHIAERPAPAPDAREGFFQRLAQWAPAGVVLCEPSSNHHRVALGERFQNAWRHYGFIFQLLEELDISRQEKNAIKLFFSREVEDILGTEEETQRSERHEPAGAWLGRLERTGFQPTSGLEKPWPAAHPAIAVRPHTGYVGLEYREETIVAILCARAAA; the protein is encoded by the coding sequence GTGAACTCACCGAAGTTCTCGTTGCTCTCCCAGGGGCTGGAGCACGTGCTGGCGGGCCGTCTGGACGAGGCGGACCGGACACTCGCTTCGCTCCGGGCACGGCTGGATGTGGACGCGCACGCCGAGGACATGCAGTACCTCCTCTTCGCCGCGGCGCTCTCGAAGCGCCTGGGCGGCGAGTCCGCCGCGGAGTTCAACCTCTACCGGCGCCGCTTCGAGCAGTCGCAGATTGGCCTCTTCAGCCTGCTGTCCTCGAAGCTGCCGTTCGTCTCCATGTCGAGCGCCATCGCCAACGAGATGCTGACGGGCTTCATCCGCGGGCATGAGGCCGTCACCCTGCTGGATGTCGGCATTGGCCGGGGCCTGCAGGAGGTGGCGCTGCTGCACCGGCTGGCCGAGGCGGATGCGCTCCCCCAGCGCCTCCACGTCTTCGCGGTGGAGCCGGATCCGGACTCCCTGAGCACGGCGCGCGAGGCGCTGAGCGCGGCGGCGCAGCGGCTGGGGGTGTCCTTCCGCTTCCACGGCGTCACGTGCGTGGCGGAGGACATGACCGAGGAGCACTGGCGGCTCCTGGAGAGCCTGCCGGGGTGCCGGCTCGCCACCGCCTCCTTCGCGCTGCACCACATCGCCGAGCGCCCCGCGCCCGCGCCGGATGCGCGCGAGGGCTTCTTCCAGCGGCTCGCGCAGTGGGCCCCCGCGGGCGTGGTGCTGTGCGAGCCCAGCTCCAACCACCACCGGGTGGCCCTGGGCGAGCGCTTCCAGAACGCCTGGCGCCACTACGGCTTCATCTTCCAGCTCCTGGAGGAACTGGACATCTCCCGGCAGGAGAAGAACGCCATCAAGCTGTTCTTCAGCCGCGAGGTGGAGGACATCCTCGGCACCGAGGAGGAGACGCAGCGCTCGGAGCGGCATGAGCCCGCGGGCGCCTGGCTGGGGCGACTGGAGCGCACCGGCTTCCAGCCCACGTCCGGGCTGGAGAAGCCCTGGCCCGCCGCGCACCCGGCCATCGCCGTGCGCCCCCACACGGGGTACGTGGGGCTGGAGTACCGCGAGGAGACCATCGTGGCCATCCTCTGCGCCCGCGCCGCGGCATGA
- a CDS encoding STAS/SEC14 domain-containing protein translates to MYELQIDRGHAIVDFILDGYIRVEEMQRFVADLRVATQSLTGREIKIKADLRTFKPASPEAAQMIREVQEFGLRSGVKRVAELVESQIVALQLNRLARESGTDKILRRFWEEASARQWLIHGDTDDDKP, encoded by the coding sequence GTGTACGAACTCCAAATCGACAGGGGACACGCCATCGTGGACTTCATCCTCGATGGCTACATCCGCGTGGAGGAGATGCAGCGCTTCGTGGCGGACCTGCGGGTGGCGACGCAGAGCCTCACGGGCCGGGAAATCAAGATCAAAGCGGACCTGCGCACCTTCAAGCCCGCCTCGCCCGAGGCGGCGCAGATGATTCGCGAGGTGCAGGAGTTTGGCCTGCGCTCGGGTGTGAAGCGGGTAGCGGAGCTGGTGGAGAGCCAGATTGTCGCGCTGCAGCTCAACCGCCTGGCCCGCGAGAGCGGCACGGACAAGATTCTGCGCCGCTTCTGGGAAGAGGCCTCCGCGCGCCAGTGGCTCATCCACGGCGACACGGACGACGACAAGCCCTGA
- a CDS encoding response regulator translates to MKRLLLVDDEAAIVEALQDILSDEGYAVEAAFNGEEALQRLHAARPDLMLMDLMMPVMDGRELLRRVRQDPSLHDLPVVVMSAGRITDEERQAASATLAKPFELEVLLETLQKHLPEPESST, encoded by the coding sequence GTGAAGCGCCTGCTGCTCGTGGACGACGAGGCCGCCATCGTCGAAGCACTCCAGGACATCCTCTCCGACGAAGGGTACGCCGTGGAGGCGGCCTTCAACGGCGAGGAGGCCCTCCAGCGGCTGCACGCCGCCCGGCCGGACCTGATGCTCATGGACCTGATGATGCCGGTGATGGACGGCCGGGAGCTGCTGCGCCGGGTGCGGCAGGATCCCTCGCTGCACGACTTGCCCGTGGTGGTGATGAGCGCCGGCCGCATCACCGACGAGGAGCGCCAGGCCGCCTCCGCCACGCTCGCCAAGCCCTTCGAGCTGGAGGTGCTGCTGGAGACCCTCCAGAAGCACCTGCCGGAGCCGGAGTCCAGCACCTGA
- a CDS encoding phosphoribosyltransferase family protein produces the protein MRFQDRAEAGRRLAMLLRPYRDESMQIFGLGGGGVRVGYEVARALRVPLDIWVARQVDAPAQPGLGVGAVSEGEGFFLDVDGVRSASAPAAELTRWMDAQAGEVALCAQRLRGPHARQVPTDGTVVLVAEGIAAGDLRIHAALRGLRRQRPRRLLLAAPAGMAGELERLRVEADEVLCVQFTWDLACVSQAYEAFPPVLAFEVRQLLGQARLWAPQVREGGLEEGGRWM, from the coding sequence ATGCGGTTTCAAGACCGGGCGGAGGCGGGGCGGCGGCTGGCGATGTTGCTGAGGCCCTACCGCGATGAATCCATGCAGATCTTCGGCCTGGGCGGCGGCGGGGTCCGCGTGGGCTATGAGGTGGCGCGCGCGCTGCGGGTGCCGCTGGACATCTGGGTGGCCCGGCAGGTGGATGCGCCCGCGCAGCCCGGCCTGGGGGTGGGCGCCGTCTCCGAGGGGGAGGGCTTCTTCCTGGACGTGGACGGGGTGCGCTCGGCCTCGGCGCCCGCCGCGGAGCTGACGCGGTGGATGGATGCCCAGGCGGGCGAGGTGGCCCTGTGCGCGCAGCGGCTGCGCGGGCCGCACGCGCGCCAGGTGCCCACGGACGGCACGGTGGTGCTGGTGGCCGAGGGCATCGCGGCGGGGGACCTGCGCATTCACGCGGCCCTGCGCGGGCTGCGGCGGCAGCGGCCCCGGCGGCTGTTGCTGGCGGCGCCCGCGGGCATGGCGGGCGAGCTGGAGCGGCTCCGGGTGGAGGCCGACGAGGTGCTGTGCGTGCAGTTCACCTGGGATCTCGCCTGCGTGTCGCAGGCCTACGAGGCGTTCCCCCCGGTGCTGGCCTTCGAGGTGCGGCAGTTGCTCGGCCAGGCGCGGCTGTGGGCCCCCCAGGTCCGGGAGGGGGGGCTGGAGGAGGGCGGCAGGTGGATGTGA
- a CDS encoding FKBP-type peptidyl-prolyl cis-trans isomerase gives MTRLLLALPLVWLLGCGEEDSPGSGDPTQVTYAPALGVDLAAMQRLDSGLYLQDKTEGTGAVAVSGRPVTVHYTGWLPNGSQFDSSRNRTPFSFTPGRGDVIAGWEQGIPGMKVGGVRRLVLPSSLGYGNRSVGAIPPQSVLVFDVELISIP, from the coding sequence ATGACCCGTCTGTTGCTGGCCCTTCCGTTGGTGTGGTTGCTGGGATGTGGGGAGGAGGACTCGCCCGGCTCCGGAGACCCCACCCAGGTGACGTATGCCCCCGCGCTCGGCGTGGACCTGGCCGCCATGCAGCGGCTCGACAGCGGGCTCTACCTCCAGGACAAGACGGAGGGCACCGGGGCGGTGGCCGTCTCCGGCCGCCCCGTGACGGTGCACTACACGGGCTGGCTGCCCAACGGCTCCCAGTTCGACAGCAGCCGCAACCGGACGCCGTTCTCCTTCACCCCGGGCCGGGGGGATGTCATCGCCGGGTGGGAGCAGGGCATCCCGGGCATGAAGGTGGGCGGGGTGCGCCGCCTCGTCCTGCCCTCCTCCCTGGGGTATGGAAACCGGAGCGTCGGGGCCATTCCCCCCCAGTCGGTGCTCGTCTTCGACGTGGAGCTCATCTCCATTCCCTGA
- a CDS encoding GAF domain-containing protein, with protein MLLVRRKERPSVLQPGKKMSSTVRPQPWLSGWPAQGPASARVPASPVPGGARQQGEEPGVLLVDDHPANLVALEAILEPLGVRLTKAPSGEQALRLLLAQEFAVILLDVQMAGLNGYETAALIKQRERTRNIPIIFLTAHGQDETEVLAGYAQGAVDYLRKPLSPEVLRSKVSVFIELFRAQSQVRRQAELLRHQEAQAREAATRSADYIARLQTLTSLLAEATSVAQVVQALFEHGLVTMESNATSLCLLDPSRQELELVETVGYAPEARTALERIPLSSSQPLTEAVREGRPQWLSSRAEGLARYPSLAGSLRFPSLAALPLIVKGQAIGVLGLGFPQERTFSEDDRAFLNAVAHISAQAIDRARLYDEERLAHERVRNAAARLKVLAEATDAFSAANRDLPALFDAVSHQVVRHMGDSSVLHLLSEDGQRMELVSVRHVEPGHQAFLLRLLEEHPARLGEGLLGEVAQTGRSVLIPTVSPVELGARLQPEYRVSLERIPLQTCLVVPLWAQGRIIGTLATARSAPGLAFTPEELRLMEELAGKAAMSIENARLFQQQLRSQEELRRRTEFEQQLIGIVSHDLRNPLGAISMAAGMLLAHPGLDERQRRAAQRIASSGERATRLIRDLLDFTQARLGTGIPLNRHPMDLHEVTRHVVDEVLLAHPGRHVHVESSGEGWGEWDSDRIAQVLTNLLGNALAYSPAHTPVRVSTFGEADGARLEVHNQGAPIPTELLPRLFEPLTRGLPGEAQPNRSIGLGLYIVRAILGGHGGSIEVASSEQGGTTFTVRLPRRAST; from the coding sequence ATGCTCCTGGTGAGAAGGAAGGAAAGGCCGTCGGTGCTCCAGCCTGGAAAGAAGATGTCGTCCACCGTGCGTCCCCAGCCGTGGCTGAGCGGCTGGCCTGCGCAAGGCCCGGCCTCCGCGCGGGTTCCGGCCTCGCCGGTGCCGGGAGGCGCACGTCAACAGGGCGAAGAGCCAGGCGTGCTGCTGGTCGACGACCACCCCGCGAACCTGGTGGCCCTGGAGGCCATCCTCGAGCCGCTGGGCGTCCGGCTGACCAAGGCCCCCTCCGGTGAGCAGGCGCTGCGGCTGCTGCTCGCCCAGGAGTTCGCCGTCATCCTTCTGGATGTCCAGATGGCGGGCCTCAACGGGTACGAGACGGCCGCGCTCATCAAGCAGCGCGAGCGCACGCGCAACATCCCCATCATCTTCCTGACGGCCCACGGGCAGGACGAGACGGAGGTGCTGGCCGGCTACGCGCAGGGCGCGGTGGACTACCTGCGCAAGCCCCTGTCGCCCGAGGTGCTGCGCTCCAAGGTCAGCGTCTTCATCGAGCTGTTCCGCGCCCAGAGCCAGGTGCGGCGCCAGGCGGAGCTCTTGCGCCACCAGGAGGCCCAGGCGCGCGAGGCCGCCACGCGCTCGGCGGACTACATCGCCCGGCTGCAGACGCTCACCTCGCTGCTGGCGGAGGCCACCTCCGTCGCCCAGGTGGTGCAGGCGCTCTTCGAGCACGGCCTGGTGACGATGGAGTCCAACGCCACCTCGCTGTGCCTGTTGGACCCGTCGCGGCAGGAGCTGGAGCTCGTCGAGACGGTGGGCTACGCCCCGGAGGCCCGGACGGCGCTGGAGCGCATCCCCCTGTCCTCCTCCCAGCCCCTGACCGAGGCGGTGCGGGAAGGCCGGCCCCAGTGGCTGTCCTCCCGCGCGGAGGGCCTCGCGCGCTACCCCTCGCTGGCCGGCTCGCTGCGCTTCCCCTCGCTGGCGGCCCTGCCCCTCATCGTCAAGGGCCAGGCCATCGGCGTGCTCGGGCTGGGGTTCCCCCAGGAGCGCACCTTCAGCGAGGACGACCGGGCCTTCCTCAACGCCGTGGCCCACATCAGTGCCCAGGCCATCGACCGGGCGCGCCTGTATGACGAGGAGCGGCTCGCGCACGAGCGGGTGCGCAACGCCGCCGCGCGCCTCAAGGTGCTCGCCGAGGCCACCGACGCGTTCAGCGCCGCCAACCGGGACCTGCCCGCGCTGTTCGACGCCGTCTCGCACCAGGTGGTGCGGCACATGGGGGACTCCAGCGTCCTGCACCTGCTGTCCGAGGACGGGCAGCGCATGGAGCTCGTCTCCGTGCGCCACGTGGAGCCCGGGCACCAGGCGTTCCTCCTGCGGCTCCTGGAGGAGCACCCCGCGCGGCTGGGCGAGGGGCTCCTGGGCGAGGTGGCCCAGACGGGCCGCTCCGTGCTCATCCCCACCGTGTCCCCCGTGGAGCTGGGCGCCCGGCTCCAGCCGGAGTACCGCGTCTCGCTGGAGCGCATCCCCCTGCAGACGTGCCTCGTGGTGCCCCTGTGGGCGCAGGGGCGCATCATCGGCACGCTGGCCACCGCGCGCTCCGCGCCGGGCCTCGCCTTCACCCCGGAGGAGCTGCGGCTCATGGAGGAGCTGGCCGGCAAGGCGGCCATGTCCATCGAGAACGCGCGCCTGTTCCAGCAGCAGCTGCGCTCCCAGGAGGAGCTGCGCCGCCGGACCGAGTTCGAGCAGCAGCTCATCGGCATCGTGTCCCACGACTTGCGCAACCCCCTGGGCGCCATCTCCATGGCGGCCGGCATGCTCCTGGCGCACCCCGGCCTGGACGAGCGCCAGCGCCGCGCCGCCCAGCGCATCGCCTCCTCGGGCGAGCGCGCCACGCGCCTCATCCGCGACCTGCTGGACTTCACCCAGGCGCGCCTGGGCACCGGCATCCCCCTGAACCGCCACCCCATGGACCTGCACGAGGTGACGCGCCATGTGGTGGACGAGGTGCTGCTGGCCCACCCGGGGCGCCACGTCCACGTGGAGTCGAGCGGCGAGGGGTGGGGTGAATGGGACTCGGACCGCATTGCCCAGGTGCTGACCAACCTGCTGGGCAACGCGCTGGCCTACAGCCCCGCCCACACGCCCGTGCGGGTGAGCACCTTCGGGGAGGCGGACGGCGCCCGGCTCGAGGTGCACAACCAGGGCGCGCCCATCCCCACCGAGCTGCTGCCCCGGCTCTTCGAGCCGCTCACCCGGGGGCTGCCCGGCGAGGCCCAGCCCAACCGCAGCATCGGCCTGGGGCTGTACATCGTCCGCGCCATCCTCGGGGGCCACGGGGGCAGCATCGAGGTGGCCTCCAGCGAGCAGGGCGGGACAACCTTCACGGTGCGCCTGCCCCGCCGCGCCAGCACCTGA
- a CDS encoding DUF2378 family protein, whose translation MPPETPPRKEPVAFDQIMEGLLLHAMKGRLDAEARRRLLGAGVDVDQPLSSAYPLTVLVEAIRICADVLYPDRPRDEAWYLMGRRSLEGFGATAMGKALFGMARVWGPRKLLAHMTRALQTAINYARAHAVDLPNGDVELTAEILPDYLALHGQRRLMDPHFLRGIIAQLVEVGGARAPVVLVTSAAPLESRYVYRVSLSQAQPLPAPPAPPRA comes from the coding sequence ATGCCCCCCGAGACCCCGCCCCGCAAGGAGCCCGTCGCCTTTGATCAAATCATGGAGGGGCTGCTCCTGCACGCCATGAAGGGCCGGCTGGATGCGGAGGCCCGGCGGCGGCTGCTCGGTGCCGGCGTGGACGTGGACCAGCCGCTGAGCAGCGCCTACCCGCTCACGGTGCTGGTGGAGGCCATCCGCATCTGCGCGGACGTGCTCTACCCGGACCGGCCCCGGGACGAGGCCTGGTACCTCATGGGGCGCCGGTCGCTGGAGGGCTTCGGCGCCACGGCCATGGGCAAGGCGCTCTTCGGCATGGCCCGGGTGTGGGGGCCCCGCAAGCTGCTGGCCCACATGACGCGCGCCCTGCAGACCGCCATCAACTACGCGCGGGCCCACGCGGTGGACCTGCCCAACGGGGATGTGGAGCTGACGGCGGAGATTCTCCCCGACTACCTGGCGCTGCATGGCCAGCGGCGCCTGATGGACCCGCATTTCCTCCGGGGCATCATCGCGCAGCTGGTGGAGGTGGGCGGCGCGCGGGCGCCCGTCGTCCTGGTGACGTCCGCAGCGCCCCTGGAGAGCCGCTACGTCTACCGGGTGAGCCTCTCCCAGGCGCAACCCCTGCCCGCGCCCCCCGCCCCACCCCGCGCATGA